The following nucleotide sequence is from Mycobacterium sp. 3519A.
CGATCTCGACCACGCTGTCCCCGTCGGCGTCGGCGACCGGCACAGTGTTCAGGAACTCCAGCATCGCCCGCGAATGGGTGACCACCAGCACCTGCGTGTGCGCCGCCGCCGCGGCGATCAGCGCGGCCAACGGCCGCACCAGATCCGGATGCAGTGAGGTCTCGGGCTCGTTGAGCACCATGAGAGAAGGCGGCTGTGGGCTCGACAACGCGGCGGCCCACAACAGGAAACGCAATGTGCCATCGGATAATTCGGCGGCGCGTAGCGGACGTAACATGCCGCGCTGCTGCAACTGCAGATCGAACAGCCCGTCGCGAACCGCCACCGACAGTGTGGCACCGTCGAACGCGTCGGCCACTGCGCGCGCGAGGTCGTCGAAGCCGGCCTCGATGATGGTCTGCACCGCAGCGGCCAGGTCGCTGCCGTCGTCGGAGAGCACGGGCGTGCGGGTGCCGACGTGGGGGTGGCGCGACGGCGCGGCCGCATCGACCCGGAAACCGTCGTAGAACCGCCAGCTGCGCAACCGGTGCCGGACGGCGGCGAGTTCGGGATGTGCGCCGGGGTGCGCGTATTCGGCGAGCACGCTGCGGTACGCGGGCAGCGACCGCGTCATCTCATCGAAGCCCCTGCCGGATTCCGCACTGGCCTCCGCGTAGTCGCGGGTTCGGCGCACCAGTGTGGTGCTTGTTCGCATCACCGGACCGGCGAACACCGCTTCGCGCTTGATCTCGGGGTCGAGTGCGAACAACGATCTGTGCCCCGCCATCTGCGGCAGCCCGAGGTCCACCAGATAGCCGAAATCGTCTGAGGCGAAACCGAGTTCGAGCGACACCGGGCCGGTGCGCGTCGTGCCCTCGACCCGTCCGGTCCGGCGCGCACCGCGCAGTTGCTCCGGGCCCGCCCACAACACCGACTCCAGGCCGCCTTCGCGGGCCAGCGAGCCGATCACCTCACCGCGGCCGCAGTCGGCGAGCAATCGCAACGCCCGGTACAGCGACGACTTCCCGGTGCCGTTGGCTCCGGTGATGACCGTCAGGCCGGAAAGCGGCAGCACGATCTCGCGCAGGGAGCGGTACCCGCGAATGGCGACCGTCTGCAGCATGGGTGTTCAGTACCCGCCTTCCGGGGCATCGAGTTCCAGTCGCACGCCGAGCAGTCGGACAGGCCGGTCGAGTTCGAACTGCGCCAGCAGTTCCTGCGCGGTCCGCTTGATCGGCTCGGCGTCGGTGGTCGGTGCGGGAAGCTTGCGGATCTTCGTCCTGGTGTAAAAGGTGTTGGTGCGCACGGTGACTGCGACCCGGGTGACGACACGGCCCTGTTCGACGATCTCATCGAGCGTCTGCTGCGCCAGATCGTCCACCGCGCAAGCCATTTCGGCGCGGTCGGTGAGATCCTGTGCAAAGGTGACGACGTGGCTGCGTGAGCGGGGGACCCACGGCTCGGCGCTGACGTTCGTGTCGCCGCCGCCCTTTGCCAGTAGCAGTATCCACAGTCCGGTGGTCGGCCCGAACGTCGACGTCAGCAGCGTGGCATCGGTCGCGGCGAGGTCAGCGACGGTGGTGATGCCCAGTCCCGCAAGTTTTTTGGCGGTTTTCGGGCCGACGCCCCACAGCGCGTCGACCTCGCGGTCGCCCATCACCGCCATCCAGTTCTCATCGGTGAGTTGGTAGATTCCCGCGGGTTTGCCGAAGCCGGTGGCCACCTTCGCGCGCTGCTTGTTGTCACTGATGCCCACCGAACAGGACAACTCCGTCTGGCCGACGGCCTGCCGGATCTGTTCGGCCAGTCGCACCGGGTTCTCGACGTCGGCGCCGACGTAGGCCTCGTCCCAGCCCCACACTTCGACGGGGTGGCCGAGGTCGCGCAGCAGGTTCATCACTTCTTCGGAGGCCTCGTCATAGGCCGCGGTGTCGAGCGGCAGAAACGTCGCGTCGGGGCACTTGCGGGCCGCGGTGCGAAGCGGCATACCCGCGTGCACGCCGAACGCACGGGCTGGGTACGACGCGCACGTGACCACCTTGCGCGGTTCGTCGGGATCGCCGTTGCCGCCGACGATGATCGGCAGCCCGGCCAGTTCGGGCCTGCGACGCACCTCCACGGCGGCCTGGAACTGATCGAGGTCGACGTGCAGGATCCATCGAGGCGTCATCGGCCGCAGAGCTTGCGCGCCACGCTTTCCCACGCGTCGCCCAGTTGGTCGAGCGTCCGGCCGCGTTCGTTCAATTGGAAATGCACATAGTCGACGTCGAGCAGGGCGTGCAGTGCGTACGCCTGGGCGTCGAGGTCGCCGGTGGTGCCTGCCTGTTCGAGCAAAACCTGAATGTGCCGATGATGCAGCATCATCGGTTCGTTGAACCGCGTCAGCGGGTCGCGGTTGGCATCCGACAGCAGCGCCCGGTGGGCCACCACGAACCGCAACCGTTCCCGGCCGTAGGCAAGCAGCCGATCCAATGGGGGCGCACCGGGGCCCAGCGGCGGCGGCCCGAACAGGAAGGCCTGCTGCTGGGCCTTCTCGTCCTCGTCGAGCAGCACGATCATCAGACCGGCCCGGCTGCCGAAGCGCCGGAACAGCGTGCCCTTGCCGACGCCTGCCGCCGTGGCGATGTCATCGGTGGTGACCGCCTCGGCGCCGTGCTCGGCTATCAGGCGGCG
It contains:
- a CDS encoding AAA family ATPase, with the protein product MLQTVAIRGYRSLREIVLPLSGLTVITGANGTGKSSLYRALRLLADCGRGEVIGSLAREGGLESVLWAGPEQLRGARRTGRVEGTTRTGPVSLELGFASDDFGYLVDLGLPQMAGHRSLFALDPEIKREAVFAGPVMRTSTTLVRRTRDYAEASAESGRGFDEMTRSLPAYRSVLAEYAHPGAHPELAAVRHRLRSWRFYDGFRVDAAAPSRHPHVGTRTPVLSDDGSDLAAAVQTIIEAGFDDLARAVADAFDGATLSVAVRDGLFDLQLQQRGMLRPLRAAELSDGTLRFLLWAAALSSPQPPSLMVLNEPETSLHPDLVRPLAALIAAAAAHTQVLVVTHSRAMLEFLNTVPVADADGDSVVEIELYKELGETRVKGLGLLTAPPWDWGKR
- a CDS encoding DNA polymerase IV, with translation MTPRWILHVDLDQFQAAVEVRRRPELAGLPIIVGGNGDPDEPRKVVTCASYPARAFGVHAGMPLRTAARKCPDATFLPLDTAAYDEASEEVMNLLRDLGHPVEVWGWDEAYVGADVENPVRLAEQIRQAVGQTELSCSVGISDNKQRAKVATGFGKPAGIYQLTDENWMAVMGDREVDALWGVGPKTAKKLAGLGITTVADLAATDATLLTSTFGPTTGLWILLLAKGGGDTNVSAEPWVPRSRSHVVTFAQDLTDRAEMACAVDDLAQQTLDEIVEQGRVVTRVAVTVRTNTFYTRTKIRKLPAPTTDAEPIKRTAQELLAQFELDRPVRLLGVRLELDAPEGGY
- a CDS encoding TetR/AcrR family transcriptional regulator, with translation MTASPPLRELPVTDQAPQERGDAARNRTLLLDAARRLIAEHGAEAVTTDDIATAAGVGKGTLFRRFGSRAGLMIVLLDEDEKAQQQAFLFGPPPLGPGAPPLDRLLAYGRERLRFVVAHRALLSDANRDPLTRFNEPMMLHHRHIQVLLEQAGTTGDLDAQAYALHALLDVDYVHFQLNERGRTLDQLGDAWESVARKLCGR